AGAGATGTTCAAGGTCTTCAACATGGGTATCGGGTTTTGTATGATCCTGCCCAATGATCCGGCCCAGATCGATCAGGCCATGACCATCGCCAAGCAGCACGGGGCAGAGTGTTATCGGCTGGGGCATACGATTCGGGATGCTGAACGGAAGATTTTCGTGAAGCCCTACAGGCTCGTGGGGAAGGGGGATATCTTTCGTCCGAACTAGCGCTCTTTTTCCTGGGAGCCTCTCACGAGCTCTTCGAGCTGATCGAGCGCATTGGCCGTCTCCTGGCGGACGTTGTCCAAGGCGTGCTGGAGAGACTCGACACGCTCGCGAAGCTTCAGGTCGGCCCCGGTCCGCTGGTAAGCCATCATCGCGATGACCAAGGCTGCAATGCTGATGAGGAGTGCAAGAAAGGCTGTCCCGCGCCCTCTCCTGCCAGCCATCTGTCGTTACCTCCTGCTCACTGCTTGGATTCCGAACCGACCCGGATGACGCAGGTCCCTGCCAACAGGTCATGGAGTCCGCGCCGGCGGGGCTGAAAGAACACCAAGAGCATTCCTAAACCGAGGGGAAGTAGGGCCAAGAGGTACCCCACCCACCGGAGGAACGCACGGATAAATCCGATCTCCTCCCCATCCTGCCTCACCACTTGGAGTCCTAGCAACATCATCCCGGGAGTCTGACCTCCATGCCCCCAGCAGAGGACATGGAAGGCTAGACTCACCGCCAAGGCGGCCACAAGTGCGGCGGCTAATGCGAGAAATAGGACACCGCGGGTCACCTCGCCACCGACCGTCCCCCCTCCGATAGCCGTGAGGGAAGCCAAGCTCATGGCCAGGACCGTCAGGAGAAAGAGGAGGGGCGCATCAATCAGGGCGGCGACCGCCCTGCGTCCAAAGCCTCCATAAACGACCGGCGGACGCAAGGCCGTAAGAAGTTCTGCGGGCAGGGTGAGGCGACTGAGGTCCAGTTCTTCTTCAAAGACGTCTCCCTCGGTGAGGTACCCTTCGTCCATCCAGGCTCGCTCCCCCTCGACACTGACCGAGGAGGGAGGACCAGCCTCAGGGCGTGGGGCCGGAGGAGCCGGACCCTGTCGCCGGTGTTGGGGAAGAGGGTTGGCACACCGACGACAGGCGGTGAGACCATCGAAACTCACATAGCCACAGTGCGGACAACGCATTGTAAGCTCTGCTTAACACAGTCCCTAGAGGCGGTCAAGGCTTGACCCTGCTCCTTGCGGTGCTAGAATCGAAGGGATCCGAGGGAGAGGGGTATGCCAATCTACGAGTACGACTGCGCCGACTGCCGCCGCCAGGTGAGCCTGCTCATCCTAAATCTCCACAACCCGCCCCCCCTCCGATGTCCACGCTGTGGAGGCGAGCACCTCACCAGACTCCTCTCCCGCTTTGCCCGGCTCCGCACGGAAGAGGAGCGTCTCGAGAAACTGGCCGATCCGAGCCGCCTAGGGGATCTCGATGAAGACGATCCCCAGAGCATCCATCGATGGGTCACGCGGATGGGGAAGGAGCTTGGAGACGAAATGGGGGAAGACTTCGAGCCGATGATGGAGGAAGCCATGCAGGAGGAGGGAGAGGGCCAGACCCCTATGGAAGAGGACCTCTGACTGAAGCCCGCCTCGTCATTATTCCCCACCCTCGCTTTCTCTGGTCCGTCCGCCGCCGCGCGGGCCCCTTGTCTGAGGAGGAAATGAGATGAGCCACACGGTTGGTGAAATCGCTCGCCATATCCTAGGACAGCCGCTGGGGGATGAATCCCTTGTGATCCAGGAGATGAGCACCATCGAGGCAGCCCGGGAAGGGTCCCTCGTTTTTGCAGAGAATGAGGCTTTTTTTCAAAGGGCTGAAGCCTCACAGGCCTCCTGCATCATTGCCCCCAGAGCACAGCGCTCCTCTCAAAAGACCCTGATCCTCGTCGATTCCCCCAGGCTGGCCTTTGCCAAGGCGCTCACCCTCTATCATCCCCCCAAAGTGCCGAGGCCCGGGGTTCATCCGTCGAGCGTCCTCGGCGAGCATGTCCACCTCGGGTCTGCGGTTTCTATCGGTCCGTTCGTCGCTATCGGCGATCGGGTCCAGATTGGTGATCGGGCGGTGATTGGGCCCTGTTGTGTCATTGAGGACGACTGTGTGATCGGAGCAGACTCGGTCTTCCGGGCCAACGTAACCCTGTACGATCAAGTCCGAATAGGCTGTCGCGTCCTCATCCACGCCGGATCCGTCATCGGCTCGGACGGGTTCGGCTTTACACGAGAAGATGGACGGCACGTAAAGATCCCCCAGGTTGGTAACGTCATTATCGAGGACAACGTTGAAGTGGGAGCAAACGTCACCATTGACCGTGCGACGTTGGGCTCCACCGTTATCAGGCGGGGCGTGAAGACCGACAACCTCGTCCACATCGGCCACAACGTTACTGTCGGCGAGGATTCCCTCCTGATCGCCCAGGCAGGGATCGGCGGCAGCTCCACCTTGGGGCGGGGGTGTATCCTGGGGGGGCAGGTAGGGCTCGCGAACTACGTGACTCTCCGGGATGGCGTCATGGTGGCGCCTCAGTCGGGGATCCCTTCCCGGAAAGAGATCAGGTCGGGCGAGATCGTCTTTGGGACTCCTGCGCGCCCCATTCAGAAGACGAAGCGGCAGCTTGCCGCCCTGGGGCAACTGCCAGAGCTTCTGAAAGAGGTATCCAGGCTGCGGAAGGCTGTCAGTGAGCTTCAGGCGCGCTTGCAGGGAAGTGCCGCGTAAAGAAGGGGCGAAGCGCAGGCGGCATCGAGACAGGGAAAATTTGACGCGTGTGTCAGACCTTTGCAGCCACCTCGATCCGGGTCACGGCCCCAGCGAGGGCTGCCTCAACCTCCGAGATGTCAATCGGCTCTTCCCCCCACCTGGCCAAGCGTTCTCGGGCGCGGTCCCGTGCCCGCTCTGCCCGGGCGGCATCGATCTCCTCGGCCCGCTCCGCGGTCTCCGCCAGCACGATCACCGTCTCGGGCCGGACCTCCACATATCCCCAGCTCACCGCAAGATACCGCCACCTTCCATTTTTGCGGTAGGCCAGCTCTCCGACCTTGAGGGTGGACATGAACGGGAGATGGCCTCCCATGATGCCGAAGTATCCCTCGACCCCCGGCGCCACGACCTCCTCAATCTCCTCCCTGACGACCATTCGGGTCGGAGTGACCACCTCGAGCAGTAGCGTTTTCGGAATCCCGTCCTGTCTCGCCATCTCTCATCCTGAGCGGTCAGCTATCAGCAATCAGCTGTCAGCAATAAATCGAAGGATCTCAAGAAGACTTTGCCGACTGCTGACCGCGGACTGCTGATTGCTTCTTTAGTTGCCGGCGAGCTGCTCTGCCTTTCCCTTCGCCTCTTCCAAGTTCCCAACCATATAGAAGGCCTGTTCCGGCCACTCATCGCAGTGGCCATCCAGGATCTCCTTGAACCCCTTCACCGTCTCCCTCAGAGGCACATACTTTCCAGGCGTTCCGGTGAACTCCTCGGCCACAAAGAAGGGTTGAGAGAAAAACCGTTGCATCTTCCGCGCCCGCGACACCACCAGCTTGTCCTCCTCGGACAGTTCCTCCATTCCAAGGATGGCGATGATGTCCTGCAGATCCTTATACCGTTGGAGAACCGTCTGGACCCCGCGGGCTACCTGATAATGTTCGTCGCCTAAGACCCGAGGATCGAGAATCCGGGACGTAGAGGCGAGCGGATCCACCGCAGGATAGATCCCCATCTCGACGATCTGACGGGAGAGCACGGTGGTCGCATCGAGATGCGCAAAGGTGGTAGCCGGTGCGGGGTCCGTGATGTCATCCGCCGGGACGTAGATAGCCTGCACCGAGGTGATGGATCCTCGCTTGGTGGAGGTGATCCGCTCCTGCAGCTCCCCCATCTCTGTCCCCAGGGTCGGTTGGTAGCCCACGGCCGAGGGCATCCGGCCCAGGAGGGCCGAGACCTCGGAGCCCGCCTGGGTGAAGCGAAAGATATTATCAATGAACAACAGGACGTCCTGTCCCTCTTCATCTCGGAAGTATTCGGCCGCGGTGAGGCCCGTGAGGCCTACCCGAAGCCGGGCTCCCGGTGGCTCGGTCATCTGACCATAGATCAGGGCGGTTTTGTCGATGACCTTGCTGGCCTTCATCTCGAGCCACAGGTCATTCCCCTCTCGGGTCCGCTCTCCGACGCCAGCAAAGACCGAAATGCCCCCATGCTCCATGGCGATGTTGCGGATCAGCTCCATGATGAGGACGGTCTTGCCCACTCCTGCACCCCCGAAGAGGCCAGTCTTGCCTCCCCGCGTGTAGGGTTCGAGCAGATCGACCACCTTGATCCCCGTCTCCATCATGGCCGCCTCGGTTGCCTGCTCTTCAAAGGAGGGGGGCTCTCGATGAATGGCATAAAACTTTTCCGCGTGTATCTCCCCGAGCTTGTCCACCGGCTCCCCGATGACGTTCAAGATCCGGCCCAACGTGGACGGACCGACGGGGACCTTAATGCCTGCGCCAGTGTCGATGACCTTTTGTCCCCGGACGAGTCCATCAGTCCCGGCCAGGGAGATGCACCGAACCTTGTTCTCCCCCAGATGCAGGGCCACTTCCAGCGTCAACTCCTTGGTGTAAGAGAAGATGTCGGTGTACTCCATCCCCGGCACCTTGATGGCATTGTAAATCGCCGGCAGATGCCCGGGAGCAAACTCACAGTCCACCACCGGCCCAATCACCTGAGTGATCCATCCCTCGTTCATCGGCACTCTCCCCTGTTCAGCAGTCAGCAGTTACTGTCCGCCACTGGAACGCTAGAAGGCTAGTAGGCTCCAAAGCAAAAGGTGGCACAGTCTTCCGGCGATTCGAGCATCCCAGCGTGCCAGCCTTCTAGCATCCTAGCTGTTCTTTACGCGGTGCCAGCCTTACGGAGGGCCTCAGCCCCACCGACAATATCGAGTAGCTCCTCGGTGATTCGCTCTTGCCGAGCCTTGTTGTACACCAGGGTCAGCCGCTCGATCATCTCCGCTGCGCTCTTCGTCGCCGCCTCCATGGCGGTCATACGCGCCCCCTGTTCCGCCGCGGCCGATTCCAGCAGGACTCGATAGACTTGGATCTTTACATGACGAGGCAGCAGCTCATGCAGGATGACCTCCGCCGAGGGCTCGAAGATATACTCTATCGGCTGCAACTCATCGGTCTCAACGGCGAGGGGCGCGATGGGGAGCAGTTGCTCCATCACCGGCCGCTGGATGCCGGCCGACTTAAACTCGTTATACAGCAAATGCACCTCGTCCAGCTCGCCGTCGATGTAGCCCTTGGCCACCTGGTTCCCGATCTCGGCAGCGTGCTCGTACGCCAGCTGATCAAAAATGTTGATCCACTCCCCCTCCCGCTCAATTTGCCGCCGGCGAAAGAAATCCCGGGTCTTCCGGCCCACCACCAGTATGGTGATCTGCACCTCAGCGTCTTCGGCCTGCCGAAGATACTCAAACGCCTTTCGCAGGATGTTGGTATTGAAGGCCCCACAGAGCCCCTTGTCGGCGGCGATGATCACCAGTCCCTTCCGTCCCGTCTCCGGCCTCAGGAGGAGCGGGTGCTGTTCCGGATCGGTCCGCAGGGCCAAGGAACCGATGACCTCCTGAAGCTTGTACGCGTAAGGACGGGCCTCCACGATCCGTTGCTGGGCACGGCGCAGCTTCGACGCGGCCACCATCTTCATGGCCTTGGTGATCTGCTGCGTGCTCTTGACACTATTGATGCGTCGGCGGATGTCCCGTAGCGTCGCCATCCTCAGTCCCGCTATCCGATGACCGACAACCGAACGAGAAAAGTGCCTGGTGGCCGGTGACGGCTCGACTGAGCTCGCCGAAGTCTATTGGCTGGTGGTTTTCACTAATCACCAATCACTGACCACCAACCACCCCTGAACTCTGAACTCTCAACTCTGAACTAGCTTAGGCGGCCGGCTTTTGGGCCTTGAACTCTTCCCTGTACTCTCGGATGGCCTGCTCCATCTTTTGGCTAAGATCTTCGCCGATCACCTTCTTCTCGTTTAGTTCCTTGTAGATCTCCGGATAGCTCGCCTCAACGAACCGGGAAAGGCCTTGTTCAAAGGGTCGCATTGCCTCGATCGGGAGATCATCGACATGCCCGTTGACTCCGGCGAAAACGATCAGGATTTGCCGCTCCACGGGGAGCGGAACAAACTGATCCTGTTTCAGGATCTCTACCATTCGCGCGCCCCGCTTGAGTTGCGCCTGCGTCGCCTTATCCAGCTCAGACCCGAACTGGGCAAAGGCGGCCAGTTCCCGGTACTGGGCCAGGTCGAGGCGGAGGCGCCCGGCCACCTGCCGCATGGCTCTGATCTGCGCGCTCCCCCCTACCCGCGAGACCGACAGCCCCACGTTCACCGCCGGTCGGACGCCCGCGTAGAAAAGATCGGTCTCGAGGTAGATCTGGCCATCGGTGATGGAGATCACATTGGTGGGGATGTAGGCGGCCACATCTCCGAGCTGGGTCTCGATGATCGGGAGGGCGGTGAGGGAACCCCCAGCCAGCTCATCGTTGAGCTTGGCTGCCCGCTCCAAGAGTCGAGAGTGCAGGTAAAAGACGTCCCCGGGATACGCCTCTCGGCCGGGCGGCCGTCGGAGCAGCAGGGAGAGCTGGCGGTAGGCCACCGCATGTTTGGAGAGATCATCGTAAATGATCAGGGCGTGCTTCCCGTTGTCGCGGAAATACTCCCCCATCGCGCAGCCCGCATACGGGGCAACGTATTGCAGCGGCGCGGGCTCCGAGGCGGTGGCCAAGACTACGGTGGTGTACTCCATCGCGCCGTGGTCTTCGAAAATCTTCACGACTTGGGCCACGGTGGAACGTTTCTGCCCCACCGCTACGTAGATGCAGAAGACGTCCTGCCCTTTCTGGTTCAGAATGGTGTCCACCACTAGGGCCGTCTTGCCGGTCTGGCGGTCGCCGATGATGAGCTCCCGCTGTCCCCGCCCGATGGGGATCATGGAGTCGATAGCCTTGATGCCGGTCTGGAGCGGCTCCTTGACCGGCTGGCGGTCCACCACCCCGGGCGCCAACCGTTCGATGGGGCGATGCTCCGTGGCCTCGATGGGTCCCTTGCCGTCGATGGGCTGGCCCAGGGCGTTGACGGTGCGACCGACCATCGCCTCCCCCACCGGGACCTGCGCGATTCGACCGGTCCGCTTGACGAGGTCCCCCTCTTTAATGAGGGTGTCCTCTCCGAGGAGAACCGCTCCCACGTTATCCTCTTCCAGATTGAGGACCATTCCAATCACGTCGTGGGGAAACTCCAGAAGCTCAGCGGCCATCGCCTTTTCCAATCCGTAGATCCGGGCGATCCCATCCCCCACCTCGGTGACGGTCCCGACCTCGGCCACCTCCACTGCGGCCTCGTAGCCCTTGAGCTGTTCCTTGATGAGTTGGCTGATCTCGTCGGCGCGAATCTGTGCCATGGCATCTCACTCCCTGAGCAGATGTTCCCGAAGCTGCCTGAGTTGCGTCCGGATGCTGCCGTCGTAGACCGTGCTATCCACTTGGACCACGATCCCCCCCAAGACCGCCGGATCGACCCGGGACTCCAGAAGCACGGTCTTCCCCAGCACCTCGGCCATCCGGCGGCGAAGGCTCTCCATGAGATCGGGCGTGAGAGGAGCCGCTGTCGTGACCGCCGCTTGGACTCGTCCCAAACGTCTGTTCATGAGGTCCCGGTAGACGCGCGCGATGCTCGGGACGGCCTGCAGCCGATCCCGGGTGAGGAGTAGGTCCAGAAATTTGGTGAGAAGCGGAGAGAGCTGCATCTGCTGAGAGAGGGTCGTGAGGATCTGGGTCTTGTTCCTCACAAGGACTCCGGGATTGGTGAAAAATCCAGCCATTGCCGGTTCCGAGTCCCAGAGTGTCGCCACACGGTCAAGCTCCGCGCCGACCGACTCTAGGGCGTCCGTCTCGGCCGCCACCTCCGCCAGCGCTTTGGCATAGCGCTTTGCCAACGCACCCGTGATCACGTGGTTCTCCCCAGCTCCTCGATGTACTGCTCCGCAAGCCGCCGGTGATCCTCCTCCGTTAGATTTCGCCGCAAGAGCCGCTCAGCCGCCGTCAGTGAGAGGGTGACCGTCTCGTCGCGGAGTTCAACCTTGGCCCGCCTCACCTCTTGTTGGATCTCGGCTCGGGCCTGGCTAATCATACGATGGGCTTCCTCCCGTGACTGCTGGGTTAACCTCTCACGCTCTTCGGTAATTTCCCGATCCATCCGTTGTCGGAGGGCTGCCGCCTCCTGTCGAGCCGTCCGCAACGACTCCTCATATTCCGAGCGCGCCCGGAGGACCTCGTCACGGGCCTGCTTGGCTTCCTCCAAGGAGTGCCGAATCCCCTCCGCCCGCTTCTCCATGAAGCTGCCCAGGGGCTTGAAGAGGAACTTGTAGAGCACTATGGCGAGGATGATGAAGTTAATCGTTTGGAGCAGCAGCGTGAGATTCAGATTGATGATCCCCGGGGCATGTTCCGCCTCTGCCTTTGCGGCCAGGCTCACCACAGGAAGGGCGATGAGCACGAGGCCCCCGATCCCGCCCCCGATCCGAGAAGATCTGATCCAGTTCACCGTCTTCCCCCTTGCATCAGCACATCACATCCGAAACGATTAATCCGGGCTTGTCGGACCCTGCCCCAGGTCATCGTCATCCTTCCTGGGGAACCCTCCCCCCAGGATGGCAACCGGTCCCACCAATAGCCCAATGGCGAGGGCGATGACCTTCACAGGAAGAAACTTCAGGACCAGGAAGAGCAGAATCCCGATCCCGAGCAACCTGAGGAGCGAACCGGCGACCATGCGGGGGAGGACTTTTCTCGTATCCGAGGCGAGGGTCCCGGTGACCCCCTGGCGCAAAAACTCTAAGTGACTTGAAGCAATCCCACCGCCGATCGCATAGCCGAGCGCCCAGCTCCACCCACCGAGCAACAGACAAAAAAGGAAACCGCCCCCGATGAGGATAAGGGCGGTTCGGCGGACTCTGCGACCGAGCGTCTCAGGATGACCCTCTCCACCCATCCCATTGGGGGCTTCTCGCGACCAAAAGCGGCATAGACTAGCACGGCGTCTCATTTTATGTCAAGACTCTCCCCGAGATTCAACGCGAGTCGTGGGCAGGAAAGACCCCTCTGTGCATTAGGTCAGGGCTTTCAGGTCCATCGTCTCCCTGACGGTCCGGAGCACTTCTTCTACCGGGTCGTCCGCGAGGGAGGCAAACGGGGAGGGGTTCCTTTCCCCTGAAAGGGGGTAGGGTCCTGAAAGCATCCCGATACAAAGCCAAGGCAAAAGGGGACCGGTCCTGCCGGTCATGGTATTCGAGGGCGGTGCTCAGACGGGCCTGAAGGGCAAGTCGTTCCTCGATGAGCCGCGCGAGGTCTAAGAGAGCGATCGGCCGGGAGAGCCCATACAGGAGCCCACCACCGGCCCCGACGATGGCAACAGAGAGGACCCACAGAGCCGTCGGCCCTGGCAAGAGGGACTTGACCAAGAGAAGGGGGAGAGCCGCCAGCAGGCCATAGTGAAGCCACCGGGTGCCCCAGTAGGCGCCACGGTGCCATCGAACCCTCCAGCCTAGAGGAGCAATCCGGGATCGAATCGAGAGGACCGACTGCACAAGCGATCCCTGCTATCCGATTACATGAGGGAGTTGGGGGGCGTCCGGCGGAGGACTTCCTGGATCGTTCCGCCACCCAGCACCAGATCCGGGTCTTTTCCTTCGTAGAAGACCACCGCCTGGCCAGGGGTGATGGCGCGCAGGGGTCGCGCAAACTGCACGAGGACCCTCCCATCCGCCATGGGGCTTATCACTGCTTCTGCAGGGGGGTGTCGGTACCGAATGCTCGCCAAAACAGAGCGTTCCCCGTTTAGCCGGTCGAATGGGATAAAGTTCACTCGATCTGCTACCAGGGTGTCGGCCTGAAGGTCCTCCTCGCGGCCCACAACGACCTCGTTCCGCCCGGGTGCGAGAGCGACCACATAGTACGGGCCGCGACCCCCAATCTTGAGGCCTCGCCGCTGTCCGATCGTATACAGGGGAATCCCTTCGTGCGTTCCCAGGACTTGTCCCGTTTGATCACGGATGATGCCGGGTCGGATGGCTCCAGGATGTCGCTCTCGGAGGAGTGCCCGGTAATCTCCTTCAGGAAGGAAACAAAGCTCCTGACTATCTGGCTTGGTCGCCGCGCGAAGGCCTTTCTGCGCGGCCAATGCCCGCACGTCACCCTTACGCATGGTGCCGAGAGGAAAACGAATTCGTCGAAGCTGCGACTGGGTGAGGCCGTAGAGGAAATAGCTCTGATCCTTGTCCGGATCGATTCCGCGCTTTAGCAGGATCCTTCCGGTGGTCTGGTCCACGCCTGTCCGTGCATAGTGTCCGGTGGCGACAAACTCGGCTCCCCAGGCGAGGGCCCGCCGGAGGAGAGATCCGAACTTGACCTCGGTATTGCACGCCGCACAGGGAAGGGGGGTGCGGCCGACAGCGTACTCCTGGCAGAAGGGGGTGATGACATGCGTCTCGAATTCCCGTTCAACATTCAGGAGATAGTGCGGGATTCCTAGGTGGGCCGCCATCAGGCGGGCATCTTCGAAGGCTTCCGGCGTGCAGCAGCTCTGAGGAGGGTGTGGTACGGGAGTCTCGGCCACGTGGCCCCACACTTTCAACGTGACTCCGACAACCCCATACCCCTCCTCTTGAAGCAAGGCGGCGGTGACGGCACTATCCACCCCGCCACTCATCGCCACAACGACCCGCGTATCCATCCCGAGTCCTGGCGCCGTCTCCTCTCCGGCAGAGTTGACTAGGCCCCTGTCCCAGCCTCCGCGACAGGTGAGAGCGATTCCGCCTGGTCCAAGTCGCCCATATCGCAACTGGCATTCAGGGTAGCTCCCTCCATCACGATCAGGCACGGGGTGATGATATTTCCGGTGACCGTGCTCGAAGCCAGCAGCTCGACGCACCGCTTGGCTCGAATGTTTCCCTCGATCCTGCCGCTAGCGATCAGACTCCCCACCTCGACTTCCGCTTGAATGACTCCGTCTTCCCCCACGATGAGCAGTTCTTCCCCCAGCACCTCACCCTGCACACGACCATCGATTCGCACAGTCCCCTGAAAGCTCAGGACCCCCTTGAATTCGGTTCCCTCGCCCAGAAAGGCCTTAATATCCCCGACCTCCCGTGTGCCCTTTTCCCGTCGCATCATCCGCCGATCCCCGCGCGCTCTTGCGCCACTGCACCCAACCTAAGTCCAAGTTTTTTCAAGCTAACATGAATACCTACCCCTGTCAAACCCGTCCTAAGATTGATGTCCCGATCCCCCTCTGATATGATTCAGGCTCAAGAGGTGCACAATGCGGGCCAAAAAGAGCGGATGCGTCCTCATCCTGGTCCTTTTCACGGCGGTTGCTTCGGGGGGGACAACCCAGTCCTTTCCCGAAGATCTGCTCCGAGGCGAGCAAGGACCGTCTCTGAGGGAGGTCGTGGAAGACTCCACTCTCCGCCGGCAGATAAGCGGCCTCCGTCTGTACGGTGAACAGGCGGTTTTTGAGTATCTTTCGACACACCCCGATTTTGCCGCGAGTCTCGCGCAGGCTGCAGGTCTGCTGAAATATACAGTGGAGCGTCGGGGAGAGGCGGAGTACTGGGTGAATGACCATGACGGACTCACGGCCCATTTCGCGATCCTACGCGCAGAACCGGGACGAATGGTCGTGTATGCGAAAGGGAAGTATAAGAAGGGGATCTTCCGTATCCCTGGCCGCATCGCAATTGTGATGCAGTATTCCGCGGGAAAAGATAGCAACTCCCCTTATGTGCAGAACACCGTTACGGGTTATGTCCGGTTGGACTCCGGTCTATTCGATGCCTTAGCTCGCCTCTTCCGACCCGCGGTAAGGCGCAGGCTGGATAAGCGGGTTACCTGGTTCTTGGGAAAGGCCAACCAACTCATGACACGACTCTACGAGGATCCCGAGGCCATCCTACAAAAGCTCCCTTCCGAGACCTGGCAGGAAGAGACCAAGGAGCTCAGGATACTCCTCGCCCCCTCTCGTCTCTTGCACACCTGGACCCGCATTGACCTCCGTGAAGTCGGCCCGACAAACGCCCTTCAGTCCTGACCGTTCTCGCTCTTCATCCCCGATGCCTTTCCCTCTGAGATATTCCCTGCCTCCTTCTCCCGAGACGGAACCTCGTTTCGAACAGGCGGTAAAGAGCGGAGATAGACCGCGATGGCGCGCAGATCGTCATCGCTGAGATGCTTGAAGCCGTTGTCGATCATCTCGGCCATCAGGCCCTGGACATCGTCACCGGAGGGCTTGAAACCCGTTTTGAGCAAAAAGACTACATCCTCAACGGTCCATGTTCCGATTCCCGTCTCCACATCGGGGGTGATATTGGATACAGCCTCTCCCTCCGGGCCCTGCCGGGACCCGGCATAGGCCATGTTCTTTTTGAGTCCCCCGAGGAGGTTGCGGGGTGTGTGGCACTCTTCGCAATGGCCGAGCGCTTGTGCCAGATACGCGCCGCGGTTCCATTCGGCAGACCGCGCCGGATCCTCCTCAAACTCTCCCGGTCTGAAGTTCAGGAGCTTCCAGCCCCACAAAAGCGGGCGCCAACTGAAGGGGGGTTGTACTTCGTGGGCTCGGTTTTCCTTCCGTACCGGCGCGACAGTCAAGAGATAGGCCCTGAGGTCCAGCAGATCCTGATGTCGAATCCGCGTGAAGGACGTGTAAGGGAAGACTGGAAAATAGTGGGCACCCCGAGGTGACACGCCCTCGCGCATAGCGCGCACGAAGTCTGGTTCCCCCCAGTCCCCGATTCCTGTCTCTTCATCCGGTGTGATATTCGTGCCATAAAGGGTGCCGAAAGGGGTTTGAATCGCCCGTCCCCCGCTCAAGAACGCACCCACCTCCTCTTCGGTGTGGCAAGTGCAGCCGCCAGTCGCACGGAAGATGTACTCGCCGCGCTTCACCCCATCAGCCTCGCCGGACAAGGCCTGGACAGCAAAGAAGAGGAGCAGGATGAGGGCTAGGAACCCACTGCTGTGCTTCATTTCCGCTTGCGAAAGGGTTTATGGCACCCCTTGCATGCCTTTGCAACCGCCAGGTATTGCACGGTAATCTCCTTCATGTCCCCGCCCTGGGCGACCTCGACAAGCTTGGCGCTTTCCTGCTGAAGCGTTAGTGCTGCCTGCTCGAACTGACTCCGCTTCTGCCAGATGTCGGGCTTCGCCCGGGTCTCACCCGTACCGCTCCCCTCGGGGAAAATCTGGGGGATCATCTTGCTCGTGCTGCGAATGGCGGCGGCATGATCGGCCACATGCTCCGTAAAAGGAACCTGCCCTTGGACGATGCGACCCATGGCACTCATGTGTGCCGCGTGGGACTTCATCACG
This Candidatus Methylomirabilota bacterium DNA region includes the following protein-coding sequences:
- the atpD gene encoding F0F1 ATP synthase subunit beta, which translates into the protein MPMNEGWITQVIGPVVDCEFAPGHLPAIYNAIKVPGMEYTDIFSYTKELTLEVALHLGENKVRCISLAGTDGLVRGQKVIDTGAGIKVPVGPSTLGRILNVIGEPVDKLGEIHAEKFYAIHREPPSFEEQATEAAMMETGIKVVDLLEPYTRGGKTGLFGGAGVGKTVLIMELIRNIAMEHGGISVFAGVGERTREGNDLWLEMKASKVIDKTALIYGQMTEPPGARLRVGLTGLTAAEYFRDEEGQDVLLFIDNIFRFTQAGSEVSALLGRMPSAVGYQPTLGTEMGELQERITSTKRGSITSVQAIYVPADDITDPAPATTFAHLDATTVLSRQIVEMGIYPAVDPLASTSRILDPRVLGDEHYQVARGVQTVLQRYKDLQDIIAILGMEELSEEDKLVVSRARKMQRFFSQPFFVAEEFTGTPGKYVPLRETVKGFKEILDGHCDEWPEQAFYMVGNLEEAKGKAEQLAGN
- a CDS encoding zinc ribbon domain-containing protein, with protein sequence MPIYEYDCADCRRQVSLLILNLHNPPPLRCPRCGGEHLTRLLSRFARLRTEEERLEKLADPSRLGDLDEDDPQSIHRWVTRMGKELGDEMGEDFEPMMEEAMQEEGEGQTPMEEDL
- a CDS encoding F0F1 ATP synthase subunit epsilon, which codes for MARQDGIPKTLLLEVVTPTRMVVREEIEEVVAPGVEGYFGIMGGHLPFMSTLKVGELAYRKNGRWRYLAVSWGYVEVRPETVIVLAETAERAEEIDAARAERARDRARERLARWGEEPIDISEVEAALAGAVTRIEVAAKV
- the atpA gene encoding F0F1 ATP synthase subunit alpha gives rise to the protein MAQIRADEISQLIKEQLKGYEAAVEVAEVGTVTEVGDGIARIYGLEKAMAAELLEFPHDVIGMVLNLEEDNVGAVLLGEDTLIKEGDLVKRTGRIAQVPVGEAMVGRTVNALGQPIDGKGPIEATEHRPIERLAPGVVDRQPVKEPLQTGIKAIDSMIPIGRGQRELIIGDRQTGKTALVVDTILNQKGQDVFCIYVAVGQKRSTVAQVVKIFEDHGAMEYTTVVLATASEPAPLQYVAPYAGCAMGEYFRDNGKHALIIYDDLSKHAVAYRQLSLLLRRPPGREAYPGDVFYLHSRLLERAAKLNDELAGGSLTALPIIETQLGDVAAYIPTNVISITDGQIYLETDLFYAGVRPAVNVGLSVSRVGGSAQIRAMRQVAGRLRLDLAQYRELAAFAQFGSELDKATQAQLKRGARMVEILKQDQFVPLPVERQILIVFAGVNGHVDDLPIEAMRPFEQGLSRFVEASYPEIYKELNEKKVIGEDLSQKMEQAIREYREEFKAQKPAA
- a CDS encoding RDD family protein → MDEGYLTEGDVFEEELDLSRLTLPAELLTALRPPVVYGGFGRRAVAALIDAPLLFLLTVLAMSLASLTAIGGGTVGGEVTRGVLFLALAAALVAALAVSLAFHVLCWGHGGQTPGMMLLGLQVVRQDGEEIGFIRAFLRWVGYLLALLPLGLGMLLVFFQPRRRGLHDLLAGTCVIRVGSESKQ
- the lpxD gene encoding UDP-3-O-(3-hydroxymyristoyl)glucosamine N-acyltransferase, yielding MSHTVGEIARHILGQPLGDESLVIQEMSTIEAAREGSLVFAENEAFFQRAEASQASCIIAPRAQRSSQKTLILVDSPRLAFAKALTLYHPPKVPRPGVHPSSVLGEHVHLGSAVSIGPFVAIGDRVQIGDRAVIGPCCVIEDDCVIGADSVFRANVTLYDQVRIGCRVLIHAGSVIGSDGFGFTREDGRHVKIPQVGNVIIEDNVEVGANVTIDRATLGSTVIRRGVKTDNLVHIGHNVTVGEDSLLIAQAGIGGSSTLGRGCILGGQVGLANYVTLRDGVMVAPQSGIPSRKEIRSGEIVFGTPARPIQKTKRQLAALGQLPELLKEVSRLRKAVSELQARLQGSAA
- the atpG gene encoding ATP synthase F1 subunit gamma — translated: MATLRDIRRRINSVKSTQQITKAMKMVAASKLRRAQQRIVEARPYAYKLQEVIGSLALRTDPEQHPLLLRPETGRKGLVIIAADKGLCGAFNTNILRKAFEYLRQAEDAEVQITILVVGRKTRDFFRRRQIEREGEWINIFDQLAYEHAAEIGNQVAKGYIDGELDEVHLLYNEFKSAGIQRPVMEQLLPIAPLAVETDELQPIEYIFEPSAEVILHELLPRHVKIQVYRVLLESAAAEQGARMTAMEAATKSAAEMIERLTLVYNKARQERITEELLDIVGGAEALRKAGTA